From one Halothece sp. PCC 7418 genomic stretch:
- the wecB gene encoding non-hydrolyzing UDP-N-acetylglucosamine 2-epimerase, translating into MNVDSGTVCITLGTRPEAIKLAPIIQQCQRSSQLKTSVILTGQHREMVAQVMNLFHLEADHDLQIMQAEQTLSDITCRSLKGLEKLFTQIQPNLVIVQGDTTTAFAATLAAFYQQIPTAHVEAGLRSHHLYNPYPEEANRRLIGQLAQLNFAPTEAAVKNLENSGVIGEIHLTGNTVIDALLTMAQRHPPCHIPDLNWNHYRVLLTTVHRRENWGKPLTQIIEGLQLILDKFPDTALLLPLHRNPTVRQPIQTALGNHPRVFLTEPLDYSQLVGAMQRCYLLLTDSGGLQEEAPSLGKPVLVLRDNTERTEAVTAGTARLVGTDPQRILHSATELLSNPDVYQRMAMAINPFGDGQAAERIVSIIERYLDRRKTLSL; encoded by the coding sequence ATGAACGTTGACTCTGGTACGGTCTGCATCACCCTAGGAACGCGACCGGAAGCGATTAAACTGGCTCCGATTATTCAGCAATGTCAACGTTCCTCCCAACTGAAAACCTCTGTTATTCTCACGGGACAACATCGAGAAATGGTGGCTCAGGTGATGAATTTATTTCACCTCGAAGCCGACCATGATTTGCAGATCATGCAAGCGGAACAAACCCTCAGTGACATTACCTGTCGCAGCTTAAAAGGGCTGGAAAAACTCTTCACCCAAATCCAGCCCAACCTAGTGATTGTCCAAGGAGATACCACAACTGCCTTTGCTGCCACACTAGCAGCTTTTTATCAGCAAATTCCTACCGCTCACGTTGAAGCCGGGTTGCGCTCTCATCATTTATATAATCCCTATCCAGAAGAAGCGAACCGTCGTCTCATTGGTCAACTAGCGCAATTGAATTTTGCTCCCACAGAAGCTGCCGTCAAAAATTTAGAAAATTCGGGAGTGATTGGAGAAATTCATCTCACGGGCAATACTGTCATTGATGCTCTCTTAACCATGGCGCAACGTCATCCTCCCTGCCATATCCCCGATTTAAACTGGAATCATTACCGCGTGTTATTGACAACGGTTCACCGACGAGAAAATTGGGGTAAACCTCTAACTCAGATTATTGAAGGCTTACAACTAATTTTAGATAAGTTTCCAGACACCGCCCTATTACTTCCCCTTCATCGCAACCCAACTGTTCGCCAACCTATTCAAACCGCTTTAGGGAATCACCCTCGCGTATTTTTGACTGAACCTTTAGACTACTCCCAACTAGTGGGAGCAATGCAACGCTGTTATCTCTTATTAACGGATTCAGGAGGACTACAAGAAGAAGCCCCGAGTTTAGGAAAACCTGTTTTAGTCTTGCGGGACAATACAGAACGGACAGAAGCGGTAACAGCAGGAACAGCCCGTTTAGTGGGGACTGATCCTCAGCGAATTTTGCACTCGGCAACTGAGTTATTAAGCAATCCTGATGTTTATCAACGCATGGCAATGGCAATTAATCCGTTTGGGGATGGTCAAGCAGCAGAACGGATTGTCAGTATTATTGAACGTTATCTTGATCGCCGTAAAACCCTGTCTCTTTAG
- a CDS encoding aldo/keto reductase: MLYRRFGRTDLQIPVFSCGGMRYQHKWQDIPLADVPQANQRNLEATIEKSLAVGIHHIETARGYGSSEMQLGQVLPKFDREKLIIQTKIAPKDDPKEFRRQFNQSLQFLNLDYIDLLGIHGINTEELLEQTVRPGGCLDEVRKLQEQGKVRFVGFSTHGSPEVIIKTIETDQFDYVNLHWYYINQTNWEAIQAANHHDMGVFIISPSDKGGQLYNPPQKLVDLCQPLSPMVFNDLFCLSHPQVHTLSLGAAQPSDFEEHLKVLPLLEKANEILPPILEKLEKAAIEALGENWYKTWETGLPRAEETPNHINIPVILWLRNLALAYDLTDYAKMRYNLLGKASHWFPGEKANDLDSLDLKPCLKNSPHADKIPSLLAQAHQWFNGEAVNRLSQQ, encoded by the coding sequence ATGCTATATCGTCGTTTTGGTCGGACTGACTTACAAATTCCCGTTTTTTCCTGTGGCGGAATGCGTTATCAACATAAGTGGCAAGATATTCCTTTAGCGGATGTTCCCCAAGCCAATCAACGTAATTTAGAAGCAACAATTGAAAAATCTTTAGCCGTGGGAATTCATCATATTGAAACCGCTAGAGGCTATGGTAGTTCTGAAATGCAACTAGGTCAAGTCTTACCCAAATTTGATCGGGAAAAATTAATTATACAAACAAAAATTGCACCCAAAGATGATCCGAAAGAATTTCGACGGCAATTTAATCAGTCCTTACAATTCCTCAATTTAGATTACATTGATTTATTAGGCATTCATGGCATTAATACAGAAGAATTATTAGAACAAACCGTTCGCCCTGGGGGGTGCTTAGATGAAGTTAGAAAATTACAAGAACAAGGAAAAGTTCGCTTTGTTGGTTTTTCCACTCATGGTTCCCCTGAAGTCATTATCAAAACCATTGAAACTGATCAATTTGATTATGTAAATCTCCATTGGTACTACATTAATCAAACTAATTGGGAAGCCATTCAAGCAGCCAATCATCATGATATGGGCGTTTTTATTATTAGTCCTTCGGATAAAGGCGGACAACTTTATAACCCCCCTCAAAAATTAGTTGATTTATGCCAACCCCTAAGTCCAATGGTGTTTAATGACTTATTTTGTCTCAGTCATCCCCAAGTGCATACATTATCTTTAGGCGCAGCACAACCCAGTGATTTTGAAGAACATTTAAAGGTTTTACCCTTACTAGAAAAAGCGAATGAAATTTTACCGCCCATCTTAGAAAAATTAGAGAAAGCAGCCATTGAAGCATTAGGAGAAAACTGGTATAAAACATGGGAAACAGGATTACCTCGCGCGGAAGAAACCCCAAACCATATCAATATTCCCGTTATTTTATGGTTAAGAAACTTAGCCCTTGCCTATGACTTAACCGATTATGCCAAAATGCGCTATAACTTATTAGGAAAAGCCAGTCATTGGTTTCCAGGAGAAAAAGCGAATGACTTAGACTCTCTAGACTTGAAACCTTGTTTAAAAAATAGTCCTCACGCTGATAAAATCCCTTCTCTTTTAGCCCAAGCCCATCAATGGTTTAATGGTGAAGCAGTCAACCGACTTTCACAACAATAG
- a CDS encoding phycobilisome rod-core linker polypeptide, giving the protein MSLPLLNYIPSSQNQRVEGYEVPSEEQIQPTPGMMNSEEDAQAIIWAAYRQIFSEHQMLTSNRQRFLESQLRYGQISVRDFIRGLLTSDAFRRLNYEPNSNYRFVELCVQRALGRDVYNEQEKIAWSIVVATKGVNGFVEDLLNSEEYLNSFGEDTVPFQRRRVLPQKDEGETPFNLKTPRYGAYHRQQLGFPQIVWQNQVRRFTPQEKQPQAGDPSAYLNVARSLSSAKGNPLPKVSAMNIDYDKKVPYRKVG; this is encoded by the coding sequence GTGTCCTTACCTTTGTTGAACTATATCCCTTCTAGCCAAAATCAGCGCGTAGAAGGATATGAAGTCCCCAGTGAAGAACAAATTCAACCAACCCCCGGGATGATGAATTCCGAGGAAGATGCACAAGCCATTATCTGGGCTGCGTATCGCCAAATCTTTAGCGAACACCAAATGCTCACGAGTAACCGTCAGCGTTTTCTGGAATCGCAACTGCGTTATGGTCAAATTAGCGTTAGAGACTTTATCCGTGGATTATTAACCTCTGATGCTTTCCGCCGTCTGAACTACGAACCCAATAGCAACTATCGCTTTGTGGAACTCTGTGTACAACGGGCTTTAGGACGCGATGTTTACAACGAACAAGAAAAAATTGCTTGGTCGATTGTCGTTGCAACAAAAGGCGTTAACGGCTTCGTTGAAGACTTACTCAATAGTGAAGAGTATCTCAACAGCTTTGGTGAAGATACTGTTCCTTTTCAACGTCGTCGCGTACTACCTCAAAAAGATGAAGGAGAAACTCCCTTTAATCTCAAAACTCCTCGCTATGGGGCTTACCACCGTCAACAATTGGGCTTCCCTCAAATTGTTTGGCAAAATCAAGTCCGTCGCTTTACTCCCCAAGAAAAGCAACCCCAAGCGGGCGATCCCAGTGCGTACTTAAATGTTGCTCGTAGTCTCAGCAGTGCGAAAGGGAATCCTTTACCAAAAGTCTCTGCAATGAACATTGACTACGACAAGAAAGTTCCTTATCGTAAGGTCGGCTAA
- a CDS encoding Uma2 family endonuclease, with the protein MSKPATSIPPLENGDRATRPNFEYRYTHAKSDQKAELIEGIVYLMASPLRFQQHAEPHAKIMGWLTTYQVAQPQVRIGIEPTVRLDLENEPRPDAVLFWEPNAGGQAKLSEDDYIEGAPELIVEIAASSSAIDLYDKKRAYQRNGVKEYLVWCIYENTFYWFSLEGGEYITQQPDEQGIIKSKVFSGLWLAVNELLAGNMSAVLDTLNQGKQDSHD; encoded by the coding sequence ATGAGCAAACCAGCAACTAGCATTCCTCCCCTTGAAAACGGCGATCGCGCCACCCGCCCTAATTTTGAGTATCGCTACACACACGCTAAAAGTGATCAAAAAGCAGAACTGATTGAAGGAATTGTTTATTTGATGGCTTCTCCCCTACGCTTTCAGCAGCACGCTGAACCTCATGCTAAGATTATGGGCTGGTTGACAACATATCAAGTGGCACAACCTCAAGTTAGAATCGGAATTGAACCCACAGTTCGCCTCGACTTAGAAAATGAACCTCGTCCTGATGCGGTACTTTTCTGGGAACCAAATGCAGGAGGACAAGCGAAACTCAGCGAAGATGACTATATTGAAGGCGCACCAGAACTGATTGTTGAAATTGCTGCGAGTAGTTCTGCAATTGATTTATATGATAAGAAACGGGCTTACCAACGCAATGGGGTCAAAGAGTATTTAGTCTGGTGTATCTACGAGAATACCTTCTACTGGTTTAGTTTAGAAGGAGGAGAATATATCACCCAACAACCCGATGAACAGGGAATTATTAAAAGCAAAGTGTTTTCGGGACTCTGGTTAGCAGTGAATGAACTCCTCGCGGGAAATATGAGTGCCGTTTTAGATACCTTAAACCAAGGGAAGCAAGACAGCCATGACTAA
- the recF gene encoding DNA replication/repair protein RecF (All proteins in this family for which functions are known are DNA-binding proteins that assist the filamentation of RecA onto DNA for the initiation of recombination or recombinational repair.), protein MYLEKLYLTRFRNYWNCSVKFDAQKTILVGNNAQGKSNLLEAVELLATLKSHRTTKDQDLVFQEATVGQIEALVKRRYSNSELTLTLRQKGRRTVAINHESLRRQIDFLGVLNAVEFSSLDLDLVRGSPEKRRHWLDALLIQIEPIYAYILQEYNKVLRQRNALLKKIRKSLYDDEMGSPVEDSTWEQLALWDAQLAANGSRVMRRRARVMERLTPIAQQWHSRISHATEKLDIDYAPNVNWSEDNPEQVQQAILNRIKLRQAAEHNLGTTVVGPHRDEVEFKINETPARSYGSQGQQRTLVLALKLAELELIETVVGEPPLLLLDDVLAELDLDRQNQLLSAIEDRFQTLITTTHLNSFDQQWVNSSQILTVEKGEII, encoded by the coding sequence ATGTATTTAGAGAAACTCTATCTCACACGATTCCGAAATTATTGGAATTGTTCCGTTAAATTCGATGCTCAAAAAACAATTTTAGTGGGAAATAATGCCCAAGGAAAATCGAATCTTTTAGAAGCTGTGGAACTCTTAGCAACCTTAAAAAGTCATCGGACAACAAAAGATCAAGATCTGGTCTTTCAAGAAGCAACGGTTGGGCAAATCGAAGCCTTAGTCAAACGGCGCTATAGTAACAGCGAATTAACCCTAACCTTACGGCAAAAAGGACGACGCACGGTTGCAATTAATCATGAATCGTTGCGCCGACAAATTGATTTTTTGGGGGTTCTTAACGCTGTCGAATTTTCGAGTTTAGATTTAGATTTAGTGAGAGGTTCACCTGAAAAACGTCGTCATTGGCTAGATGCGTTATTAATTCAAATTGAACCGATTTATGCTTATATTTTACAAGAATATAATAAAGTGTTACGGCAACGAAATGCGTTACTCAAAAAGATTCGGAAATCCCTTTATGATGATGAAATGGGTTCTCCAGTAGAAGATTCCACTTGGGAACAATTAGCCTTATGGGATGCTCAATTAGCAGCAAACGGATCACGGGTGATGCGTCGTCGGGCTAGAGTTATGGAACGGCTAACACCGATCGCGCAACAATGGCATAGTAGAATTAGTCACGCGACAGAAAAACTTGACATTGACTATGCCCCGAATGTTAACTGGTCTGAAGATAACCCCGAACAAGTGCAGCAAGCAATTTTAAATCGAATTAAACTTCGTCAAGCAGCAGAACACAATTTAGGAACAACCGTTGTCGGACCGCATCGGGATGAAGTCGAGTTTAAAATTAATGAAACACCTGCGCGATCTTATGGGTCACAAGGACAACAGAGAACTTTAGTTTTAGCCTTAAAACTGGCAGAATTAGAACTAATTGAAACGGTTGTCGGAGAACCGCCCTTACTGCTTCTGGATGATGTTTTAGCCGAACTCGATTTAGATCGTCAAAATCAATTATTAAGCGCGATTGAGGATCGATTTCAAACCTTAATTACTACCACTCATTTAAACTCATTTGATCAGCAATGGGTTAATTCTTCCCAAATTTTGACCGTTGAAAAAGGAGAAATTATCTGA
- the cdaA gene encoding diadenylate cyclase CdaA, producing MPSPGLSDFLSWFPSWLISVFDVVLVVILVYVVIRLLGEPQSRTRWIIQGFIILVATLLVTIYLSQLLQLQLLQFVLEKMLIGSAVGIVVILQSEFRRFLEQLGRGELRQLFPSSSNDKLQPDNVLDQILDAVRELSQKRIGALLLLETNEPIDPSQFRSPGVTLNAEISSELIQTLFQTTTALHDGAVILRGSRIAAAAVILPLTEKSLSRQLGTRHRAAIGMTERISDCLCIVVSEETGSISLAEQGTLQRPLTRSRLRELLELRFSPTVERETVAQDFGRLTREIGSQGKVLLKRSFRLLSPKSHRKK from the coding sequence ATGCCCTCCCCAGGCTTATCCGATTTTCTTTCTTGGTTTCCCAGTTGGTTAATTTCTGTTTTTGATGTTGTTCTCGTTGTTATCTTAGTTTATGTGGTCATCCGTTTATTAGGAGAACCGCAAAGCCGAACTCGTTGGATCATTCAGGGATTTATCATTCTGGTGGCGACATTGCTGGTCACAATTTATCTCAGCCAATTGCTTCAACTCCAGTTATTGCAATTTGTGTTAGAAAAAATGTTGATTGGCTCTGCGGTGGGGATTGTTGTGATTTTACAATCTGAGTTTCGTCGGTTTTTGGAACAACTCGGACGCGGTGAGTTACGGCAATTGTTTCCGTCCTCAAGTAATGATAAGCTCCAACCTGATAATGTTTTGGATCAAATTTTGGATGCAGTGCGAGAACTATCGCAAAAACGGATTGGGGCTTTGTTATTGTTAGAAACCAATGAACCCATTGATCCCAGTCAGTTTAGAAGTCCTGGGGTGACCTTGAATGCCGAGATTTCCAGTGAGTTGATTCAAACCTTGTTTCAAACCACAACCGCTTTACATGATGGGGCGGTCATTTTGCGGGGATCGCGCATTGCTGCAGCAGCAGTAATTTTACCGTTAACCGAGAAAAGTTTGTCTCGGCAATTGGGAACTCGCCATCGCGCTGCGATCGGGATGACTGAACGCATCTCAGATTGTTTGTGTATTGTCGTTTCTGAAGAAACGGGATCGATCTCTCTTGCAGAACAAGGGACGTTACAACGCCCCCTGACACGAAGCCGACTGCGAGAGTTGTTAGAATTGAGATTTTCACCGACTGTGGAACGGGAAACGGTGGCTCAAGATTTTGGTCGCCTGACCCGTGAAATTGGCTCACAGGGAAAAGTTCTCTTAAAGCGCAGTTTTCGTCTTTTATCACCGAAGTCTCACCGTAAAAAATGA
- the lysA gene encoding diaminopimelate decarboxylase, with amino-acid sequence MVLTETTQQPTGSHFLKEITDSPNQSLLPLTAKINAQDHLEIGGCDVTELVKEFGSPLYIMDESSIRTACRQYRDGLKNNYSGESLVIYASKALNCLAICALVASEGLGIDVASGGELYTALQAGVNPKTIYFHGNNKSRAELEEAIAADCTIVADNWLELQTLAELATSKSPRVMLRITPGIECHTHEYIRTGHLDSKFGFDPNQVAEVLDFLVKTPALDFVGVHAHIGSQIFERQPHQDLGGVLVKWLKTAQELGLPARELNVGGGLGIRYTEADDPPSISEWTATVAKAVDAACSEAQVSPPKLICEPGRSLVGTTGVTAYTVGARKQVPEIRTYIAVDGGMSDNARPITYESVYRSVLANKMSQSTSETVTVAGKHCESGDVVIKEAELPETSAGDTLVVMSTGAYGYSMASNYNRLLRPAMVLVHEGEADVIINRETYQDLISQDNLPSRLNTIDS; translated from the coding sequence ATGGTGTTAACAGAAACGACGCAACAGCCCACAGGAAGCCATTTTCTCAAAGAAATTACTGATTCTCCCAACCAGTCCCTCCTCCCCCTCACCGCAAAGATTAACGCTCAAGATCATTTAGAAATTGGCGGTTGTGATGTGACCGAATTAGTGAAAGAATTCGGGTCTCCGCTTTACATTATGGATGAATCTAGTATCCGCACCGCTTGTCGTCAGTATCGAGATGGATTAAAAAATAATTACTCAGGAGAGTCCTTAGTCATTTATGCGTCTAAAGCTCTCAATTGTCTTGCGATTTGCGCCCTTGTCGCCAGTGAAGGTTTAGGGATTGATGTGGCTTCTGGGGGAGAACTTTATACCGCCTTACAAGCTGGGGTCAACCCAAAAACCATTTATTTTCATGGCAATAACAAATCTCGTGCTGAACTAGAAGAAGCGATCGCAGCAGATTGTACTATTGTTGCCGATAACTGGTTAGAGTTGCAAACCTTAGCCGAGTTAGCGACGAGCAAATCCCCTCGTGTCATGCTACGGATCACCCCAGGCATTGAATGTCATACTCATGAGTATATTCGCACGGGACACCTTGATAGCAAGTTTGGCTTTGATCCCAATCAGGTGGCGGAAGTCTTGGATTTCTTAGTAAAAACACCTGCATTAGATTTTGTTGGGGTTCACGCTCACATTGGGTCTCAAATTTTTGAGCGTCAACCGCATCAAGATTTAGGGGGAGTCTTAGTGAAGTGGCTGAAAACAGCACAAGAGTTAGGTTTACCTGCCCGAGAATTAAATGTTGGTGGTGGTTTAGGGATTCGTTACACAGAAGCGGATGATCCCCCGAGTATTAGTGAATGGACAGCAACGGTTGCAAAAGCGGTGGATGCAGCTTGTTCGGAAGCGCAAGTTTCTCCCCCAAAATTAATTTGTGAACCGGGTCGCTCGTTAGTGGGAACAACAGGAGTGACGGCTTATACTGTGGGTGCGCGTAAACAAGTTCCCGAAATCAGAACCTACATTGCTGTGGATGGCGGAATGTCCGATAATGCTCGTCCCATCACTTATGAATCTGTCTATCGCTCGGTTTTGGCAAATAAAATGTCTCAATCCACAAGTGAAACGGTGACAGTTGCTGGAAAACATTGTGAGTCAGGGGATGTGGTGATTAAAGAAGCAGAACTTCCTGAAACCAGTGCTGGAGATACCCTTGTGGTGATGAGTACGGGGGCTTATGGGTATAGCATGGCTTCCAATTATAATCGCCTACTGCGTCCCGCAATGGTGTTAGTCCATGAGGGAGAAGCGGATGTCATTATTAATCGTGAAACCTATCAGGATTTAATTAGTCAGGATAATTTACCGTCAAGACTCAATACAATTGATAGTTGA
- a CDS encoding isoprenyl transferase — translation MTTQPSLLQQLPPDLDANRLPKQVAVIMDGNGRWARQRGFPRVMGHRKGVDALKGLLRCCRDWGIGGLTAYAFSTENWGRPSEEVDFLMTLFERVLQRELAEMMTEQVRIRFVGNLIALPESLQSAIAQAMAQTADNTGIEFTVATNYGGRQEIISACRAIAQEVQKGEITPEQVNEELFAQHLYTADLPDPDLLIRTSGEMRLSNFLLWQLAYAEIYVTDTLWPDFDRAAFHQALQSYQQRDRRFGKIHQ, via the coding sequence ATGACTACTCAGCCCTCTCTCTTACAACAACTTCCCCCCGATTTAGATGCCAATCGTCTCCCGAAGCAAGTGGCGGTGATTATGGATGGTAATGGTCGTTGGGCAAGACAAAGGGGCTTTCCTAGAGTAATGGGACACCGCAAAGGGGTGGATGCGCTGAAAGGGTTGCTGCGATGTTGTCGAGATTGGGGGATTGGTGGTTTGACGGCTTATGCTTTCTCAACGGAAAATTGGGGGCGACCGTCGGAAGAAGTGGATTTTTTGATGACCTTGTTTGAGCGGGTCTTACAGCGAGAATTAGCGGAAATGATGACCGAACAGGTGCGGATTCGCTTTGTGGGTAATTTAATTGCTCTTCCCGAGTCTTTACAAAGCGCGATCGCGCAAGCGATGGCACAAACTGCAGACAATACGGGGATTGAATTTACTGTGGCGACCAACTATGGCGGAAGACAAGAAATTATTTCCGCCTGTCGCGCGATCGCGCAAGAAGTGCAAAAGGGAGAAATTACCCCAGAGCAAGTGAATGAAGAATTATTTGCCCAACACCTTTACACCGCCGACTTACCCGATCCCGATTTGTTAATTCGCACCAGTGGCGAAATGCGCTTGAGTAACTTCTTACTCTGGCAGTTGGCGTATGCAGAAATCTATGTTACAGATACCTTATGGCCCGATTTTGACCGCGCTGCCTTTCATCAAGCCTTGCAATCTTATCAACAGCGCGATCGGCGTTTTGGCAAAATCCATCAGTAA